The Quatrionicoccus australiensis nucleotide sequence CTTCAGGGTCTTTTGAATGGTGATCCCGGCGATTGATGTTCATTCCCGCAAAAAACAGGCATCGAGGAATAATCCGGCAAGACGAGAAAATATGACCGGCAAATATTGCCGCAGAAATAAAAATGCCTTGCCGGGGTGGCAAGGCATTGAGATGCATATGGGAAAACCGGATCAGGCGGTGGTGTCGATGACTGGATTTTCTGGCATGGCGAGATTACCGGCTTCGTGCAGCGCAAACCAGGCACGACTTCGCTGGGTTTTTGCATCATTTTCTACGAACTTGTCCATTTCATTCTGAACATAAGCCGCCATTTGTCCCTCGGTCCACGGTGTTCTGTCGATGGTGAAATTACTTGGCGCCACCCAAGGATCGATTCCAGTTTCTTGTATGCTTTGTTCCCTGAGTTTGGCAAGATTTTTGTCAATCTCATCTATTTTTTTCCGAAATGCAGCACGCTCTGCCGGGGTTTCGCTAATCTGCTTGTATCGATCGACTGTCCATGCATCTTTTGGAACAAGTTTGGGGCCGTGTAACTCTCTGACCAAACCAGTGAGCATTGCTTTGCCACTGTTATAGCTAATCATGTCCATGACTTCCTCCTGGTTATTGCGGTATGACATTTCGTTCGCCTGACACAGTTCCTTGCTCTCTCACTCCAGAGCCTTAATGCGCCCACGCCCGGCTGTCATAATGCAATAGGCATGCCACTGACGATTTCCTGTTTCTTGATCCAATTGTGCAGCGTCACCGTTGCCATAAATAAACGCAATTTCACGGTTATGAATATATTGTGTGCCAGCGACGTAATGGCGCCTGCACAAACAAAAAGCCGGCCTAGCGCCGGCTTTTTTACGTCAGGGCTCTGTTAGCCGCCAGTCCGCTCGGCCTGCGCTCGCTCACTCAGCCGGCGCTGCATCTCATCGAGCGGCAGAGCAAAATCGAACATTTTTTCGAGTTGACCGAGCAGAGGCATCAACTGCAGACCAGCCTGCCCAAGACAGGAAGCCATGAGCTCGGGTGACGCTTCAGCCAGTACGCTCTGCAGGCGCCCGAGAAAAACGTCCTGAGCGCCGAACAACTGGTCGGGAGCGGGATCACCGGAGATGACGCGATTGCCGCCGGCTGCCATTGCCGCAGCCAGCCGTTCGCGCGCCAGCTGCAGCAGATCCGTTTCGCTTGCCGCAGCCCCCTCCTCCGGCAAGGCCGCAACACCGACGCTGACGGTCAGGTCAACGCGCTGCCCGCGTACCGAAATCTGGGCCGCCGCCAGGGCCTTGCAAACACGACTGGAAAAACTCGTGCATAGCGTCCGATTGGTCTGCGTCGCAAGGATGGCGATCTGCCCCGGCGCCAGTCGGGCGATACTGTCCTCGCCGCGAATCTTGTTGGCCAGCATGGCTGAAACCTTGCGCACCACCCGTTCGGCAAGTTCCACTCCGTAGCTTGCGAGCAGCCTGTCGTAGCCATCCAGGCCAAAGACCAGCACCCCGGCAGCACTGGTCACCGGCAGTTGCCGCAAACACTCGGCGAACCTGTCCGGGCTCAGCAAATCGGTACTGCGGCCGCTACGGCCCCCCCCCTCGTGGGCGACATCATGCAATCCGGCGAGGAGCCCAACCTGCCCCATGATGTCGGTTGCCCCGGTGATGCTGCGCTCACCGGTGTAAGGACGGGCCGATTCATCTGCCGACGCGACAGCGGCAGCTTGCCCCGGTGCGAGGGAGTCAAACCCGAGCGGAGATTGGCGCCGATCTTCGGCAAGGTACGCCTGACCGAGCAGATGGTTGAGCAATGCAGCCATCTCGGCTGGCGGCAAGTGCTTGGGGATGAAATCGGTCACCCCGCGCTGGCTGGCAGCGAGTTTTTCCTGGGCGGAGCAAGACTCGGAAACGACCATGAAAAACGGCATGCGATTGAGGCGACACAGCTTGTTTTCACGGATCTGCTCGACCAGTTCCAGCGCATCCAGCTTGGCCAGATGCCCACCCGAAATAACGGCGACGATGGAACTGTCGAGGACAAGCGTCTGCCAGGCCGACTCGCCATCGGCATCCTCGCAAACCTTGAAATGTCCCTTCAGATATCTGGCCAGCGACGCCCGGGTGACCCGTGACGCATCGACGATCAGAACCTTCTGCAACTTTGTCATGGTGCTTTCGTAGCAGAGAATGCCTGACTGGCACCCTCCAGTATATGACTAAAGGAATACGGCAGTTTAGTCCAATTTTGCGAAGAAAGGTAAATCCAGAATGCATTTACCTTTCTTTACACAACATCAACAAGGCTTGCCGTGACTCGCTCCCAAAGCACTTGCCAGCAAGGAAAAACTCAGCCATAGTGCGCCTTCGATTTTCAGCCCCAACCCGAATCTGCCATGACCAACGCCCGCCACTTCCGCCCCAGCCCTGCCCGTGCAGTGCCGGCTGTTGTCGTCCGCGTAGTCGTCATCGTAGGCGTCGTTACAGACACGCCGTCGCGGATCGGGTAGCAGAAACAGCACAGACTTCCCCAAACCCCGCCGGCGCAAACCGGCGGGGTTTTGTTTTTGGAGCCCGCCGGTTGTGCCACCAACCAGCAAGGAGTACTCCATGACAGAAACCCTGACCGGTGCCCAGATCACCATCCGCCTGCTCGAACGCCAAGGCATCCGCACGGTCGCCGGCATTCCCGGCGGCGCCATCCTGCCCATTTACGACGCCCTCGGGCAGTCGACCGTCATCCACCACGTGCTCGCCCGCCACGAACAGGGCGCCGGTTTCATGGCCCAGGGCATGGCGCGGGTCAGCAGCCTGCCCGCCGTCTGCCTCGCCTCTTCCGGCCCGGGCGCGACCAACCTGCTGACCGCAATCGCCGACGCCAAGCTCGACTCGATCCCGCTCGTCGCGATCACCGGCCAGGTGCCGCGTGCCATGATCGGCACCGATGCCTTTCAGGAAGTCGACACCTACGGCCTGTCGATCCCGATCACCAAGCACAACTTCCTGGTGACTTCAGCCGCAGAACTGCTCGACGTCATTCCACGCGCCTTCGAGATCGCCGCCTCGGGCCGCCCCGGCCCGGTGCTGATCGATATTCCCAAGGATGTGCAGACGCAGGCCATCGAAGTCAGCGACTGGCCGGCACCGAGCACCGCCCTGCCCGCTGTGCCGGCAGCGGCGGAGCAGATCGCCGCAGCTGCCGCGATGATCAACGCAGCGCAGCGCCCGATCCTCTATCTCGGCGGCGGCGTCGTGCATTCCGGTGCATCGCGCCGGGCGGTCGACCTCGCTGAAAAGGCCAATTTGCCGACCGTGATGACCCTGATGGCACTCGGCACGATGCCGGTCGATCATCCGCTGTCGCTCGGCATGCTCGGCATGCACGCGGCCCGCTACACCAATCTGGCGCTCGACGAATGCGACCTGCTGATCGCCGTCGGCGCCCGCTTCGACGACCGCGCGACGGGCAAGGTGGCGGCCTTCTGCAGCCAGGCGAAGATCATCCACATCGACATCGACCCGGCCGAACTCGACAAGATCAAGACGGCGCACCTCGCCATCGGTGCCGATGTCGGCGAAGCATTAACGCAGTTGCTGCCGGCGGTGGCCGAAAACACCCGAAAAAACTGGGTCGACCGGGTAGACGCCCTGCGCAGCGAATTTCCCCTGCACATGCCGGAGGCCGCCAACCCGCGCACGCATTTCGGTCTGATCCGCGCCGTCGCTGCCAGCCTCGACAAC carries:
- a CDS encoding DUF3352 domain-containing protein, with product MDMISYNSGKAMLTGLVRELHGPKLVPKDAWTVDRYKQISETPAERAAFRKKIDEIDKNLAKLREQSIQETGIDPWVAPSNFTIDRTPWTEGQMAAYVQNEMDKFVENDAKTQRSRAWFALHEAGNLAMPENPVIDTTA
- a CDS encoding GGDEF domain-containing response regulator; the protein is MTKLQKVLIVDASRVTRASLARYLKGHFKVCEDADGESAWQTLVLDSSIVAVISGGHLAKLDALELVEQIRENKLCRLNRMPFFMVVSESCSAQEKLAASQRGVTDFIPKHLPPAEMAALLNHLLGQAYLAEDRRQSPLGFDSLAPGQAAAVASADESARPYTGERSITGATDIMGQVGLLAGLHDVAHEGGGRSGRSTDLLSPDRFAECLRQLPVTSAAGVLVFGLDGYDRLLASYGVELAERVVRKVSAMLANKIRGEDSIARLAPGQIAILATQTNRTLCTSFSSRVCKALAAAQISVRGQRVDLTVSVGVAALPEEGAAASETDLLQLARERLAAAMAAGGNRVISGDPAPDQLFGAQDVFLGRLQSVLAEASPELMASCLGQAGLQLMPLLGQLEKMFDFALPLDEMQRRLSERAQAERTGG
- the ilvB gene encoding acetolactate synthase large subunit, with amino-acid sequence MTETLTGAQITIRLLERQGIRTVAGIPGGAILPIYDALGQSTVIHHVLARHEQGAGFMAQGMARVSSLPAVCLASSGPGATNLLTAIADAKLDSIPLVAITGQVPRAMIGTDAFQEVDTYGLSIPITKHNFLVTSAAELLDVIPRAFEIAASGRPGPVLIDIPKDVQTQAIEVSDWPAPSTALPAVPAAAEQIAAAAAMINAAQRPILYLGGGVVHSGASRRAVDLAEKANLPTVMTLMALGTMPVDHPLSLGMLGMHAARYTNLALDECDLLIAVGARFDDRATGKVAAFCSQAKIIHIDIDPAELDKIKTAHLAIGADVGEALTQLLPAVAENTRKNWVDRVDALRSEFPLHMPEAANPRTHFGLIRAVAASLDNDAIIATDVGQHQMWVAQAYPLRRPRQWLTSGGLGTMGFGVPAAIGAALAEPQRTVVCFTGDGSIMMNIQELVTAAEENVNLKIVLMDNASLGLVHQQQTLFYGERLFASQFKVTPDFIKVAQGLGIAAVDLDLATDPVAALQEAIARPGPCLIHASIDVEQKVYPMVPPGAANREMIGA